Proteins encoded by one window of Kribbella flavida DSM 17836:
- a CDS encoding alpha-amylase family protein — translation MRLTRTADVWWKNAVVYCLDIETFFDTDGDGRGDIRGLSQRIDHLADLGVTCLWLMPFYPTPDRDDGYDITDFYGVDSRLGTHGDLVELITLAKDRGMRVIADLVVNHTSDQHPWFQSARASRESPYRDWYVWRDEPPENAKEGVVFPDQEDSLWQYDEQAGQYYLHQFYKHQPDLDIANPEVRDEIIRVIGFWLQLGISGFRVDAVPFLLDTGGATDAANLPDPHDYLRDLRAFLSRRSGEAVLLGEVNLPYKETRQFFGDEDGDELTMCFDFIGMQKMYLALARQDPAELVAALRERPAPPEEGQWGTFVRNHDELTLDKLSDAERNEVFAAFGPDENMQLYGRGLRRRLPPMLGNDLRRLKMVYSLLFSLPGTPVLFYGEEIGMGENLAAEGRNAVRTPMQWTDGPTGGFSTADPADLAGPVVEGELSPEHVNVAAQRRDPDSLLNWIKLLIQRYRETPELSWGDSTILEHESPSVFAHRTDCEGGTVVTVHNFADEPATVTLAVAGSGVGVRAVDLLQSNAAEIAEDGTVQLELEPYGCRWFRIVRPGDRYIL, via the coding sequence GTGAGACTGACTCGAACCGCTGACGTCTGGTGGAAGAACGCCGTCGTCTACTGCCTGGACATCGAGACCTTCTTCGACACCGACGGGGACGGCCGCGGGGACATCCGTGGGCTGTCCCAGCGCATCGACCACCTGGCCGACCTCGGCGTCACCTGCCTGTGGCTGATGCCGTTCTACCCGACGCCGGACCGCGACGACGGCTACGACATCACCGACTTCTACGGCGTGGACTCCCGCCTCGGCACGCACGGCGACCTGGTCGAGCTGATCACGCTGGCCAAGGACCGCGGGATGCGGGTCATCGCCGACCTGGTCGTCAACCACACGTCCGACCAGCACCCGTGGTTCCAGAGTGCCCGGGCGTCCCGCGAGTCGCCGTACCGCGACTGGTACGTCTGGCGGGACGAGCCGCCGGAGAACGCGAAGGAGGGCGTCGTCTTCCCCGACCAGGAGGACAGCCTGTGGCAGTACGACGAGCAGGCCGGGCAGTACTACCTGCACCAGTTCTACAAGCACCAGCCGGACCTGGACATCGCGAACCCGGAGGTCCGCGACGAGATCATCCGGGTGATCGGCTTCTGGCTGCAGCTGGGCATCTCCGGGTTCCGGGTGGACGCGGTGCCGTTCCTGCTGGACACCGGGGGCGCGACGGACGCCGCCAACCTGCCGGACCCGCACGACTACCTGCGGGACCTGCGCGCGTTCCTCAGCCGGCGCAGCGGTGAGGCGGTGCTGCTCGGCGAGGTCAACCTGCCGTACAAGGAGACCCGTCAGTTCTTCGGTGACGAGGACGGCGACGAGCTGACGATGTGCTTCGACTTCATCGGCATGCAGAAGATGTACCTCGCGCTGGCCCGGCAGGACCCGGCCGAACTGGTCGCGGCGCTGCGGGAGCGGCCGGCGCCGCCGGAGGAAGGGCAGTGGGGCACGTTCGTGCGCAACCACGACGAGCTGACGCTGGACAAGCTCAGCGACGCGGAGCGCAACGAGGTGTTCGCCGCCTTCGGCCCGGACGAGAACATGCAGCTCTACGGGCGTGGCCTGCGCCGGCGGCTGCCGCCGATGCTCGGCAACGACCTGCGCCGGCTGAAGATGGTGTACAGCCTGCTCTTCTCATTGCCGGGCACGCCGGTGCTGTTCTACGGCGAGGAGATCGGCATGGGCGAGAACCTGGCGGCGGAGGGACGCAACGCCGTACGGACGCCGATGCAGTGGACCGACGGGCCGACCGGTGGCTTCTCGACCGCGGACCCGGCCGACCTGGCCGGGCCGGTGGTCGAGGGCGAGCTGTCCCCGGAGCACGTCAACGTCGCGGCGCAGCGGCGTGACCCGGACTCCCTGCTGAACTGGATCAAGTTGCTGATCCAGCGCTACCGGGAGACGCCGGAGCTGTCCTGGGGCGACAGCACGATCCTGGAGCACGAGTCGCCGTCGGTGTTCGCGCACCGCACGGACTGCGAGGGCGGGACCGTCGTCACCGTGCACAACTTCGCCGACGAGCCGGCAACCGTCACGCTCGCGGTGGCCGGCAGCGGCGTCGGCGTCCGGGCGGTGGACCTGCTGCAGTCGAACGCGGCCGAGATCGCCGAGGACGGCACGGTCCAGCTGGAGCTGGAGCCGTACGGCTGCCGCTGGTTCCGCATCGTGCGCCCCGGCGACCGCTACATCCTCTGA
- a CDS encoding CDGSH iron-sulfur domain-containing protein — translation MSESETVIRAYPDGPLLVRGDVELQDEDGRTITPERGTIALCRCGRSALKPLCDGSHALARRGPRPGR, via the coding sequence ATGAGTGAATCCGAGACGGTGATCCGGGCCTACCCCGACGGCCCGCTGCTGGTTCGCGGCGACGTCGAGCTGCAGGACGAGGACGGCCGTACCATCACCCCGGAGCGCGGCACGATCGCGCTGTGTCGGTGCGGCCGGTCGGCTCTCAAGCCGCTCTGCGACGGGAGCCATGCACTGGCCAGACGCGGACCGCGTCCAGGCCGCTGA
- a CDS encoding S1 family peptidase codes for MMKRAAAIAAVLVLGVSGAATAATQRPADDHQSGRQTADRSLIVGGTLAATSEAPWAVALITSFQPSTQVCGGALVRPNKVITAAHCMTEPPSSFAVVQGRSDLAMDGGRVAAVSRVWIHPGYNTQHRRNDFAVLTLARPITGVPLIRLETNPKADRRGVVPTVYGWGETQDTGPSDTFHKLRVPVLGDAACLANKGYATGGYAASTNICAGYLDGGRDACQGDSGGPLVLNGRLLGTVSWGRGCAEPGYPGVYAEIASAARTLQAEIKR; via the coding sequence ATGATGAAGCGAGCCGCGGCGATCGCCGCCGTCCTGGTCCTCGGTGTCTCGGGCGCGGCGACAGCCGCCACCCAGCGTCCCGCCGACGACCACCAGTCCGGTCGGCAGACCGCCGACCGCAGCCTGATCGTGGGCGGCACCCTGGCCGCGACCTCGGAGGCGCCGTGGGCGGTCGCGCTCATCACGTCCTTCCAGCCGAGCACGCAGGTGTGCGGCGGCGCCCTCGTCCGGCCGAACAAGGTGATCACCGCCGCGCACTGCATGACCGAGCCGCCCTCGTCGTTCGCCGTCGTGCAGGGCCGGTCCGACCTCGCGATGGACGGAGGCCGCGTGGCGGCGGTGAGCAGGGTCTGGATCCACCCCGGGTACAACACCCAGCACCGGCGCAACGACTTCGCCGTGCTCACCCTGGCCCGGCCGATCACCGGCGTACCGCTGATCCGGCTCGAGACCAACCCGAAGGCCGACCGCCGCGGCGTCGTACCGACCGTCTACGGCTGGGGCGAGACCCAGGACACCGGTCCCTCCGACACCTTCCACAAGTTGCGCGTGCCCGTGCTCGGCGACGCCGCCTGCCTGGCCAACAAGGGGTACGCCACCGGCGGCTACGCGGCGAGCACCAACATCTGCGCCGGCTACCTCGACGGCGGCCGGGACGCCTGTCAGGGCGACTCCGGAGGCCCCTTGGTGCTCAACGGCCGCCTGCTCGGCACGGTCTCCTGGGGCAGGGGCTGCGCCGAACCCGGCTACCCCGGCGTCTACGCCGAGATCGCCTCCGCCGCCAGGACGCTCCAGGCCGAGATCAAGCGCTGA
- a CDS encoding zinc metalloprotease, with product MRIHLTRPRVLAVLLAGTALTFSPLGGQATAHLPAEGLSNPCFTPADAAAKGGHGPDTREISATEQRQIEARTAQLLKAKAARGVGVPKGALAAANVPVYVHVMRDAAGNGDVTDSQISQQIAVLNNTFAGGESTAAANTGFSFSLAGTYRYNNTQWHQDKQSSTYRKQTRKGGANALNIWLVDFGYLGIATFPWDYQRQPGIDGIRVQYTSLPGGSEPNYNLGETATHEAGHWFGLYHTFQGGCTTTNDEVADTPAQGSPTNGCPTGRDSCSLPGLDPIHNYMDYSYDSCYNQFTPDQSTRISTMWTAYRA from the coding sequence ATGCGAATCCACCTCACTCGACCTCGCGTGCTGGCCGTGCTGCTGGCCGGCACCGCTCTCACGTTCAGTCCGCTCGGCGGGCAGGCGACCGCGCACCTGCCGGCCGAAGGCTTGTCCAACCCGTGCTTCACGCCGGCCGATGCCGCCGCGAAGGGCGGCCACGGTCCCGATACCCGGGAGATCAGCGCCACCGAGCAGCGGCAGATCGAGGCCCGCACGGCCCAGCTGCTCAAGGCGAAGGCCGCCCGCGGCGTCGGCGTACCGAAGGGCGCGCTCGCGGCCGCGAACGTCCCGGTCTACGTCCACGTGATGCGGGACGCGGCCGGCAACGGCGACGTCACCGACAGCCAGATCTCCCAGCAGATCGCCGTGCTGAACAACACCTTCGCCGGCGGGGAGTCGACAGCCGCGGCCAACACCGGCTTCAGCTTCAGCCTGGCCGGCACGTACCGCTACAACAACACCCAGTGGCACCAGGACAAGCAGAGCAGCACCTACCGCAAGCAGACCCGCAAGGGCGGCGCGAACGCGCTGAACATCTGGCTGGTCGACTTCGGCTACCTGGGCATCGCGACCTTCCCCTGGGACTACCAGAGGCAGCCGGGCATCGACGGCATCCGGGTGCAGTACACCTCGCTGCCGGGCGGTTCGGAGCCGAACTACAACCTCGGTGAGACCGCGACCCACGAGGCCGGTCACTGGTTCGGGCTGTACCACACCTTCCAGGGCGGCTGCACGACCACGAACGACGAGGTGGCCGACACCCCGGCCCAGGGCAGCCCCACCAACGGCTGCCCGACCGGCCGGGACTCCTGCTCGCTGCCCGGCCTGGACCCGATCCACAACTACATGGACTACTCCTACGACTCCTGCTACAACCAGTTCACCCCGGACCAGAGCACCCGGATCAGCACCATGTGGACGGCGTACCGCGCCTGA
- a CDS encoding TIGR03885 family FMN-dependent LLM class oxidoreductase — MTVYGFHASHEQVPPADLLQAVVRAEQAGFTAAMCSDHFSPWSARQGQSGFAWSWLGAALQATDLSFGVVNAPGQRYHPAIIAQAIGTLGSMYPGRFWAALGTGEASNEHITGAAWPRKELRTERLAQSVDVIRRLLQGEEVSHDGLVTVDRAKVWTRPDEPPALLGAAVSEQTAKWCAGWADGLITVNADADTLRRLIAVYKEAGGRGKVCLQVHLSYAADEDKALALAHDQWRSNVFPPPLCWDVDTAESFDLAAEQVPAEAMHKTVRISSDPGRHAEWLNEYAALGFDAIYLHHVGQEQTEWIDVFGTKVLPQLEVTRP; from the coding sequence ATGACTGTCTATGGTTTCCATGCCTCGCACGAACAGGTCCCGCCCGCCGACCTGCTGCAAGCGGTGGTGCGGGCCGAACAGGCCGGCTTCACCGCGGCGATGTGCTCGGACCACTTCAGCCCGTGGAGCGCACGGCAAGGTCAGTCCGGCTTCGCCTGGTCCTGGCTCGGCGCCGCACTGCAGGCCACCGATCTCAGCTTCGGGGTGGTCAACGCCCCCGGCCAGCGCTACCACCCGGCGATCATCGCGCAGGCCATCGGCACGCTCGGATCGATGTACCCCGGCCGGTTCTGGGCCGCGCTCGGGACCGGGGAGGCCAGCAACGAGCACATCACCGGTGCCGCGTGGCCACGCAAGGAGCTGCGCACCGAACGGCTCGCCCAGTCGGTCGACGTGATCCGCCGCCTGCTGCAGGGCGAAGAGGTCAGCCACGACGGACTGGTCACGGTGGACCGGGCCAAGGTCTGGACCCGGCCCGACGAACCACCCGCGCTGCTCGGCGCCGCGGTGTCGGAGCAGACGGCGAAGTGGTGCGCCGGCTGGGCCGACGGGCTGATCACGGTCAACGCCGACGCCGACACCCTGCGCCGACTGATCGCGGTGTACAAGGAGGCGGGTGGCCGCGGCAAGGTCTGCCTGCAGGTGCACCTGAGCTACGCCGCCGACGAGGACAAGGCGCTGGCGCTGGCACACGACCAGTGGCGCTCGAACGTTTTCCCGCCGCCGTTGTGCTGGGACGTCGACACCGCCGAGTCCTTCGACCTGGCCGCCGAGCAGGTCCCCGCCGAGGCGATGCACAAGACCGTCCGGATCTCCTCCGACCCGGGCCGGCACGCGGAGTGGCTGAACGAGTACGCCGCTCTCGGCTTCGACGCGATCTACCTGCACCACGTCGGCCAGGAGCAGACCGAGTGGATCGACGTGTTCGGCACGAAGGTCCTGCCCCAGCTGGAGGTGACCCGCCCGTGA
- the aceB gene encoding malate synthase A, giving the protein MAVEVTGPMHERYDEILSAQALDLIGLLHRELNPRRRELLDRRRARVEQIAAGGTLGFLPETAAVREDPDWRVAPPAPGLVDRRVEITGPTDRKMTVNALNSGAKVWLADQEDANTPRWENVIGGQLNLLDAVTRKIDFTSEAGKSYALRPDEELATIVVRPRGLHLPEKHLLVDGERTSGALVDFALYLSACGQLQLDRGQGPYFYLPKLESHLEARLWNDAFLLAQDRLGIPRGTIRATVLIETFPAAFEMEEILYELREHSAGLNAGRWDFMFSVIKTYRTRGRDFQLPDRNSVTMTVPFMRAYTELLVRTCHRRGAHAIGGMAAFIPSKDPVVNEQAFAKVEADKRREAGDGFDGSWVAHPGMVETCRAVFDEVLGDRPNQLDRLREDVSVTADQLLDVAATPGEVTEAGLRNNVSVAIQYLAAWLRGTGAVGIFNLMEDAATAEISRSQIWQWRRNGVVLDTGAVVTTELVTTIADEEIAELTDDPTAYADARQTFLAVATADDYVDFLTLPAYERMP; this is encoded by the coding sequence GTGGCAGTCGAGGTCACCGGACCGATGCACGAGCGGTACGACGAGATCCTCAGCGCTCAGGCGCTCGACCTGATCGGCCTGCTGCACCGCGAGCTGAACCCGCGCCGGCGGGAGCTGCTCGACCGCCGCCGGGCCCGCGTCGAGCAGATCGCCGCCGGTGGCACGCTCGGCTTCCTGCCCGAGACGGCCGCGGTTCGCGAGGACCCCGACTGGCGGGTCGCGCCGCCCGCGCCGGGGCTGGTCGACCGCCGGGTCGAGATCACCGGCCCGACCGACCGCAAGATGACCGTGAACGCGCTGAACTCCGGTGCCAAGGTGTGGCTCGCCGACCAGGAGGACGCGAACACCCCGCGGTGGGAGAACGTGATCGGCGGCCAGCTCAACCTGCTCGACGCGGTCACCCGCAAGATCGACTTCACCAGCGAGGCGGGCAAGTCGTACGCGCTACGGCCGGACGAGGAGCTGGCCACCATCGTGGTTCGCCCGCGCGGCCTGCACCTGCCGGAGAAGCACCTGCTGGTCGACGGCGAGCGGACGTCCGGTGCGCTGGTCGACTTCGCGCTCTACCTGAGCGCGTGCGGGCAGCTGCAGCTCGACCGCGGCCAGGGCCCGTACTTCTACCTGCCGAAGCTGGAGTCGCACCTGGAGGCCCGGCTCTGGAACGACGCGTTCCTGCTCGCGCAGGACCGGCTCGGCATCCCGCGCGGCACGATCCGGGCGACGGTGCTGATCGAGACGTTCCCGGCGGCGTTCGAGATGGAGGAGATCCTCTACGAGCTGCGCGAGCACTCCGCCGGCCTGAACGCGGGCCGCTGGGACTTCATGTTCAGCGTGATCAAGACCTACCGGACCCGCGGCCGCGACTTCCAGCTGCCGGACCGGAACTCGGTGACGATGACCGTGCCGTTCATGCGGGCCTACACCGAGCTGCTGGTCCGGACCTGCCACCGGCGCGGCGCGCACGCGATCGGCGGGATGGCGGCGTTCATCCCGAGCAAGGACCCGGTGGTCAACGAGCAGGCGTTCGCCAAGGTCGAGGCGGACAAGCGGCGCGAGGCCGGCGACGGGTTCGACGGCTCCTGGGTGGCGCACCCCGGCATGGTCGAGACCTGTCGCGCGGTCTTCGACGAGGTGCTCGGCGACCGGCCGAACCAGCTCGACCGCCTGCGCGAGGACGTCAGCGTCACCGCCGACCAGTTGCTCGACGTCGCCGCGACCCCCGGCGAGGTGACCGAGGCCGGGCTGCGCAACAACGTCAGCGTGGCGATCCAGTACCTCGCCGCCTGGCTGCGCGGTACCGGCGCGGTCGGCATCTTCAACCTGATGGAGGACGCCGCCACCGCCGAGATCTCGCGCTCCCAGATCTGGCAGTGGCGCCGCAACGGCGTCGTGCTGGACACCGGCGCGGTGGTGACCACTGAGCTGGTCACCACCATCGCCGACGAGGAGATCGCCGAGCTCACCGACGACCCCACGGCGTACGCCGACGCCCGCCAGACCTTCCTCGCCGTCGCCACCGCCGACGACTACGTCGACTTCCTCACCCTGCCCGCCTACGAACGGATGCCGTAG
- a CDS encoding TetR/AcrR family transcriptional regulator, producing the protein METVERLIRSTQELLWERGYVGTSPKAIQAAAEAGQGSMYHHFAGKAELARAAIERSGAELTEAAEQELAGPGTATERIVRYLRRDREVLRGCRMGRLTADPDVMADPALRAPVAEAFGRIRARLADIIAEGKRDGEFPAGLDPVATAAAVAAVLQGGYVLARAAGEDDPFELAVQGLVHLLEGVSA; encoded by the coding sequence GTGGAGACAGTGGAACGGTTGATCCGGAGTACGCAGGAACTGCTCTGGGAACGGGGATACGTCGGCACCAGCCCGAAGGCGATCCAGGCCGCGGCCGAGGCCGGCCAGGGCAGCATGTACCACCACTTCGCCGGCAAGGCCGAACTCGCCCGGGCCGCCATCGAGCGGTCCGGCGCGGAGCTGACCGAGGCGGCCGAGCAGGAGCTGGCCGGGCCGGGCACCGCGACCGAGCGGATCGTGCGGTACCTGCGAAGGGACCGCGAGGTGCTCAGGGGCTGCCGGATGGGCCGGCTCACCGCCGATCCCGACGTGATGGCCGATCCCGCCCTGCGCGCGCCGGTGGCCGAGGCGTTCGGCCGGATCCGCGCCCGGCTCGCCGATATCATTGCCGAGGGCAAGCGAGACGGCGAGTTCCCGGCCGGGCTCGACCCGGTGGCCACGGCGGCCGCCGTCGCGGCCGTGCTGCAGGGCGGGTACGTGCTGGCGCGGGCAGCCGGCGAGGACGACCCGTTCGAGCTGGCCGTGCAAGGACTCGTCCACCTGCTCGAGGGAGTTTCCGCATGA
- a CDS encoding GAF and ANTAR domain-containing protein, with product MESVSLDTERPEPPKLQQVADAMAEVTAALQSPSDLDETLAVITRSAAETVPGVLEASISLTHKDGRIETLAPTGQLAVHADELQYELHEGPCLDAALGEPMVLVGDLATDARWPVFGPKAAATLGLGAHLAFQFKAEPHARGALNLYCGEPYSLDDDSVHLASLFAGQVAVAMGWAKEGDTMSEALATRNVIGQAVGIVMERYTVDADRAFGYLVRLSQTSNTKLREVAASLVEAANERSQAGRNGSLSKG from the coding sequence ATGGAATCTGTTTCGCTGGACACGGAGCGCCCCGAGCCTCCGAAGCTGCAGCAGGTCGCGGACGCGATGGCCGAGGTGACGGCCGCGCTGCAGTCGCCCAGCGATCTCGACGAGACACTGGCCGTGATCACCCGCAGCGCCGCCGAGACCGTGCCCGGCGTGCTGGAGGCCAGCATCTCGCTGACCCACAAGGACGGCCGGATCGAGACGCTCGCGCCGACCGGCCAGCTCGCCGTCCACGCCGACGAGCTGCAGTACGAGCTGCACGAGGGGCCGTGCCTGGACGCGGCGCTGGGCGAGCCGATGGTCCTGGTCGGGGACCTGGCGACGGACGCCCGCTGGCCGGTGTTCGGCCCGAAGGCGGCCGCCACTCTCGGCCTGGGCGCCCACCTGGCGTTCCAGTTCAAGGCCGAGCCGCACGCCCGCGGCGCGCTCAACCTGTACTGCGGTGAGCCGTACAGCCTCGACGACGACTCGGTGCACCTGGCCAGCCTGTTCGCCGGGCAGGTGGCCGTCGCGATGGGCTGGGCCAAGGAGGGCGACACGATGAGCGAGGCACTGGCCACCCGGAACGTGATCGGCCAGGCGGTCGGCATCGTGATGGAGCGCTACACGGTGGACGCCGATCGCGCCTTCGGGTACCTGGTCCGTCTGTCCCAGACCAGCAACACCAAGCTCCGCGAGGTCGCGGCGTCCCTGGTCGAGGCGGCCAACGAGAGGTCGCAGGCCGGCCGGAACGGCAGTCTTAGCAAGGGCTGA
- a CDS encoding iron-containing redox enzyme family protein → MQLPPPRGPLSGWVIDHLRGRSGPAPQVPAQTHGLGSDDDFQLALWCCYELYYRGFDEAAPDAEWDPELLAFRAALEQPFTEWLRTLHRPEPTTDPVAVQLRRLVDADDGPQLAAYLHRHADLDQFREFVLNRSVYQLKEADPHSYGIPRLDGATKAALVEVQADEYGGGRPERMHAELFRTTMRWLGLDDTYGHYVPVVPAVTLALSNAMSLFALHSRWTGALLGHLAALEMTSTLPNRRYATGAVRLGASEEQARYFTEHVEADAVHEQIAAHDLCGSYAQERPDAVADILFGAGCCLALDNLFAGHLLTTWGAEQGRQVAS, encoded by the coding sequence ATGCAGCTGCCACCTCCACGGGGACCGTTGAGCGGTTGGGTGATCGACCACCTGCGCGGCCGGAGCGGTCCGGCTCCGCAGGTGCCGGCCCAGACTCACGGGCTGGGCTCGGACGACGACTTCCAGCTCGCGCTGTGGTGTTGCTACGAGTTGTACTACCGGGGCTTCGACGAGGCCGCGCCGGACGCCGAGTGGGACCCGGAGCTGCTGGCCTTCCGGGCCGCCTTGGAACAGCCGTTCACCGAGTGGCTGCGGACCCTTCATCGCCCGGAGCCGACGACCGACCCTGTCGCGGTCCAGCTGCGCCGGCTGGTCGACGCGGACGACGGGCCCCAGCTGGCGGCGTACCTGCACCGGCACGCCGATCTCGATCAGTTCCGCGAGTTCGTACTGAACCGGTCGGTCTACCAGCTGAAGGAGGCCGATCCGCACAGCTACGGCATCCCCCGGCTGGACGGAGCCACCAAGGCCGCGCTGGTGGAGGTCCAGGCCGACGAGTACGGCGGAGGCCGGCCCGAGCGCATGCACGCCGAGCTCTTCCGGACGACGATGCGCTGGCTCGGGTTGGACGACACGTACGGCCACTACGTCCCGGTGGTGCCCGCAGTGACGCTGGCGCTGTCCAACGCGATGTCGCTGTTCGCCCTGCACAGCCGCTGGACGGGTGCGCTGCTCGGTCACCTGGCAGCGCTGGAGATGACGTCCACCCTGCCCAACCGCCGGTACGCCACGGGCGCGGTGCGGCTCGGTGCTTCCGAGGAGCAGGCCCGCTACTTCACCGAACACGTCGAGGCCGACGCCGTGCACGAGCAGATCGCGGCCCACGACCTGTGCGGAAGCTACGCGCAGGAGCGCCCGGACGCGGTGGCCGACATCCTGTTCGGCGCCGGCTGCTGCCTCGCGCTCGACAACCTCTTCGCCGGGCATCTGCTGACCACCTGGGGCGCGGAGCAAGGGCGACAGGTCGCAAGCTGA
- a CDS encoding LLM class F420-dependent oxidoreductase: MRIGAVFPQLEIGSDPAVIRAWAETVEQAGYRHVLAYDHVLGASPEHRPGWTGYTDKSLFHEVFVLFGYLAAITTELELVTGVVILPQRQTALVAKQAAEIDVLSGGRLRLGVGIGWNPVEYDALGVPFKQRGARLEEQVDLLRKLWADPVISYDGTFHQVEQAGLNPLPGRRIPIWFGGTAEAVLRRTGQIGDGWMPQSRPDDEARAQVERVRQYAAEAGRDPSEIGFEARLSLGQVPEREWAGFAGSWRELGATHLCVNTMGLGLKSPADHAAVLRDVLPALQDR, from the coding sequence ATGAGGATCGGCGCCGTCTTCCCCCAGCTCGAGATCGGCAGCGACCCGGCCGTGATCCGGGCCTGGGCCGAGACGGTCGAGCAGGCCGGCTACCGGCACGTGCTCGCCTACGACCACGTGCTCGGCGCGAGTCCCGAGCACCGGCCCGGCTGGACCGGCTACACGGACAAGTCCTTGTTCCACGAGGTTTTTGTGCTCTTCGGCTACCTGGCCGCGATCACCACCGAGCTCGAACTGGTCACCGGCGTGGTGATCCTGCCGCAGCGGCAGACCGCGCTGGTCGCCAAGCAGGCCGCCGAGATCGACGTACTCAGCGGTGGCCGGCTCCGGCTCGGCGTCGGCATCGGCTGGAACCCCGTCGAGTACGACGCCCTCGGCGTCCCCTTCAAGCAGCGCGGCGCCCGTCTGGAGGAGCAGGTCGACCTGCTCCGCAAGCTCTGGGCCGACCCGGTGATCTCCTACGACGGCACGTTCCACCAGGTCGAGCAGGCCGGGCTCAACCCGTTGCCCGGCCGGCGGATTCCGATCTGGTTCGGCGGCACGGCAGAGGCGGTACTGCGGCGTACCGGGCAGATCGGCGACGGCTGGATGCCGCAGAGCCGGCCCGATGACGAAGCCCGTGCGCAGGTCGAGCGGGTCCGCCAGTACGCCGCCGAGGCCGGCCGTGACCCGTCGGAGATCGGCTTCGAGGCGCGGCTCAGCCTCGGCCAGGTCCCGGAGCGGGAGTGGGCCGGCTTCGCCGGGAGCTGGCGCGAGCTCGGCGCGACCCACCTGTGCGTCAATACGATGGGCCTGGGTCTGAAGTCCCCGGCCGACCACGCCGCCGTACTGCGCGACGTCCTGCCCGCGCTGCAGGACCGCTGA